The Alkalihalobacillus sp. TS-13 genomic interval TTTGCTATAATTGAGACAGCCTATTTGAAAGAGAGGGGTAAGATGGAACAATATAAAGAACTTTGCCATCATATTATAACAAAGGGTGTAAAAAAAGAAGATCGGACAGGGACTGGAACCATCAGTGTATTCGGTTATCAGATGCGCTTCGATCTGCAAAAAGGATTTCCACTGCTTACAACGAAAAAACTACATTTGAAGTCAATTATCCATGAGCTGCTCTGGTTTTTGAAGGGGGATACGAATGTAAAGTATCTCCAAGAAAATGGAGTTCGGATCTGGAATGAATGGGCAGATGAAAACGGCGACCTTGGACCGGTGTACGGTAAACAGTGGCGATCGTGGACAAAACCTGATGGAGGAACGGTCGATCAGATTTCACGAGTAGTTGAGGAGATCAAGAAGAATCCGGACTCAAGAAGATTAGTCGTCAATGCCTGGAATGCAGGGGAGCTTGATGAAATGGCATTGACACCATGCCACTGCCTCTTTCAATTCTATGTATCAGACGGAAAACTATCATGTCAGCTCTATCAGAGATCAGCTGACACATTTTTAGGGGTTCCATTCAACATTGCCTCTTACGCTTTGTTGACGATGATGATTGCACAGGTTTGTGATTTGGAACCAGGGGAGTTTGTGCATACATTCGGTGATGCTCATATCTATTTGAATCATCTGGAACAAGTAGATTTGCAATTATCACGAGAACCAAGAGAACTACCTATTATAAAGATCAATCCAGAAGTGAAGTCCATTTTTGATTTCAAATTTGAAGATTTCACTTTGGAAAACTATGACCCGCATCCTCATATCAAAGGAGCTGTGTCTGTATGATTTCATTACTGCTTGCAATGGGGAAGAACAGGGTAATGGGTAAAGATAATGACCTGCCATGGCACTTGCCGGAAGATCTGAAGTGGTTCAAGCGTGTTTCAAGTGGTCATACGATCATTATGGGGAGAAAAACATATGAATCCATCGGTAAGCCTTTGCCGAATCGAAAAAATGTAATCGTCACGAACGATAAGAACTATGAAGCAGAAGGCTGTGTCGTGACCCATTCACTCGATGAGGCTCTTCGTCAAGATGGTGAGGAATTGATCATCATTGGAGGAGCTGAAATTTTCAAACAAGTGTTAGAGAAAACCAGCAGGATTTATTTAACCTATATTGATGAAGAGTTTGAGGGTGATACATATTTCCCAGACCTTGATGAATCAAAATGGGAAATGAAATCAAAAGAAAAAGGTATCAAAGACGAAAAGAACCCTTATGACTATTACTTCATTATTTATGATCGGAAAGAGATTTAATTTATTTAGACTGCTTTCGTATAGATTCTTATGTATAATCTCATCGTCAACATTCAAAGAGTGTCCTGGCTCCTTTATAGTTAGAGGGGTCTGGCACTTTTTATTTAAAGGCGATGTTAAAAGACTTTGTTTATTGTAATCGAAATTTGCGACACTCCTGCGGGAAAGCGATCCAGGCGGGACCCCGCACTTTTTAAAAGGATCTTTGACTAAAATAATGACCTTTGGCTAAATACCACCACTTCCTGCGCCTGCGGTTAAAAGTCTGTGGTCTTGTGGTGAACGTTGTAGCCAGGTCGTAGCCAGCATTAGGAAAGCTTCTAAGAATTCTCATCGAAGACACGAAAATGATTTCATTTTTGTGTTGAGATCCTGGCAAATGATGAGTCTTGCGGAAGTGGGTTAATCGTGAAGTGATGTCTAGCTCAGCGACCAATCACTTGGATCACTACAAACTTCTTGTGGCGTAGAGTGAGCCCACGCAGAACCAGGTCTTTGTTTGTTCGAGCCTCCTTGTCAGTCTTCCAGTAACCTACGTGATTAAATCGACCGATTCCGCTTTCTTAAAGCCCGCGGGAAGAAGGGAGTGTATTTCGATGAAATCAACAATAAGAACTAACACAGCTTATTTATAAGGAGGATTTTATGTACATAGAAGATCGATTATATGGAAGTTTTTCGTTAGAACCTGTATTTGAAGAGTTGATCTCTACAAAAGCTGTCCAGCGCTTAAAATATATCCATCAAAATGGAGCAAGTTTTCTGGTCAATCCTAAGTGGAACAATACGCGGTTTGATCATTCAGTTGGCGTCATGCTGCTTATCCGCAACCTTGGAGGAAGCATTGAAGAACAATTAGCGGGTCTCCTGCATGATGTCTCTCATACTACTTTTTCACATGTGGTTGATCAAGTCTTGAAGATACGTGACGAAGACTATCATGAATTGATCAAAGATACGCTAATCCAGGAATCTGATATACCAGCAGTACTCTCCAAGCATGGATACGATTTAAAAGTAATCTTGGATGAATCGAATTGGTCGATCCTCGAACAGCCTGCTCCGCATTTATGTGCAGATCGGGTCGATTATACGTTACGGGATTTATACGGTTATGGTGAGATTACAAAATTAGAAGTGAAGTCTTTCTTGAATGAATTGGCTGTCATTGATGGCAAGATGCAGGTGACAACGATTCGTGCCGGAGAGTGGTTCGTCCAGACATATTATAAAGAGGTCCTGAATTTTTTCTTGCATCCATTAAATGTGTACGGCAACCACCAAATGGCTAACATTCTAAAAATGGCACTGGATAAAGAAATTATAGTGAGAGATGATTTTCTCAAAACTGATGTAGATCTTTTAAGGTTATTGAAGAATAGTGGGGATAGTGAAATAAATAAAGAGTTAAATAAACTAAATCAGGTATTAGACGTCTCGGAAGATACAGAAGATTACAGTATACATACACGAAAAAAAGTACGACTCATCGACCCTGATTATTATGATGGTGCATGTAGCACACCAATAAGCGAACGTTCAACAATAGTAAAGAAAAGAAACGAAGAAGCTAAGGAACAATCACTGCAAGGTGTGAAAATCAGAGTGACTTATTCATAAAATTTCACGTACCGTACTTAAAAATAAAAATTTAAATACTATTAATAAAAAGAAGCTTAAAGAGTTTCGAAAAAGACGACAATACTAAATATTTAAATTGTGGTGGATTGACAGAAAGTATCGCGGCAAATTACAAAGTGTTGTATTAGAATGAAGCATGTTCACTCGTCAATATAGGTAAATTAAGCACCTGGCATTTAGTCATGATAAACAGTTTTCTCATGTTGCTCGGCTAAAAATGTTAGAACGCCAGAAGTTTGAAGGAGGATGTATTTTGATTAAAAGATCAATAGCAATCTTTATGAATCGGTAAGAAGTTTCAACTATCGAGAGGATAAGATCGAAATATGATCCTTTATTTGATAAAATCTCACCACACATTACTCTAGTATTTCCGTTTGAAAGTACCCTCTCAACCGATGAATGTATCTCTCATTTAAAAGGTTCTTTGTTCGGATGTATACCTTTTGAACCTGAATGATACTATGGTTGCAGATGATGGATGTCTGTATGTGCTCATTGATTTCGGGAAAATGAAGTTGAACAACTTCATGAGCGCCTTTATAGCGGAATCTTGAACAAGTATCAATCCATGAACACGCTTATGTCCCTCATGTTACTATCGGACGATTTGCATATCGACAAAAAGCTGTAGATGTACAAAAAACAATAGGACCACAGATTCGCACTATGAAGTTAACTATAAATTGCGTCATCGTAGAACTGATAAAGGAAGATGAACAATTAAAAATAGAATATGTATATGATTTTGATCTAAATTCCTGATGGTATGGTTCGCCTAAATTAGTAGCAAGAGTTTTTTTGTTGCAAGGTGTGTAATGTATGAGATATGATAACCGCGTAAATGATAGTCATATAAATTTAAATCACAAGGAGCATGGATAATGACCGTAGAAGCTAAGAAAGTCAGTGAATCCAGAACAGTGAAAAGCAGTCATGTGCTTCCTCCAGATACAAATACCCACGGAACCTTGTTCGGGGGTAAATTGATGGCATATATTGATGATGTTGCTGCAATTGCGGCCACACGTCATGCAAGAAAAAACGTTGTAACAGCATCAAGTGATTCCGTCGACTTTTTACATCCGATCAAGGAAGGTTATTCTGTTTGCCTTGAAGCATTCGTTTCATGGACACACAGGACCTCGATGGAAGTGTTCGTGAAAGTCATTTCGGAGAATCTGTTGACGGGAGAAAGGAAGCTATGTGCATTATCTTTCCTGACATTCGTTGCAATCGATGAAAAGGGGAAACCAACGCCAATAGCGAATGTCATACCTGAATCAGAAGAGGAAAAATGGTTGTTTGAAGGTGCAGCGAAACGTGCGGAAAGACGAAGAAAGAGGAGAGACGAAAGTAAACAGCTTGCAATGAAATTCGGGACAGAGAAACCATGGGAGAAATTATGAAGCCCAGCCAAAAGGGGCTGTCCCAATAGTGTCAGAGTCATTCCGAGCTTAACAACATTTTGAGGAAATTCGTGGTTTTGGTACAAAATGTTGTTTGGGGTGGTCTGACACTTTTCTATTAGGACAGTCCCTTTTTCATTTGGCTCTGTTAAAGGTTATGGTACACAACAGCTATTATTTAAAACTAGGTTTCTGATCCAATGATGGGAGTATGTTCATCCTTTCAATTTCCAGCTTCGTTTTAGAAGTTCCAAGTGTATAGATCCACTTATAAACTTCAAGTATTTTTCCATAAGTTACATTTCTGTCTTCATCTACTTCCTTTTCTTTGAAATGGGCGAGTGTCCAGAAATCCTCTTTTTCGATATCCTCTGAAGCATTGAATTCTTCGACAGCAACCTTAAATTGATTCAGTTCATTTTCCGTAGCTTCTATCTCGAATAATTGAAGACTTTGATCTGTCTTGATCGGGAAGATATCACCTTTAGGCGAAACATAATAGGTTTTGCGTTCTTTCATTTTACCACCTCTCTTGTTTGTCCTCTTATCACACCATTCCCATTCTTACAGTTCATCTAAACTTTTTCCAAAGGCTGTTGGCTAACAGTTTATTGATAATAAAACCTTTTCAATATATAGAGGTGGATGAAAATCTGAAAGCGCGAATTATACGATACTCCTGCGGGAAAAGCGAGCTAGGCAAGACTTCACACAGAATTAAGGACCTTCGACTAACAACCACCAGGTCCTGTGGTGAACGTCGAAGCCACCACATCCTGTGGAAGTGAGGATGCTTACGGAAGTAGGTCAAGACATAGAAGTGATGTCCAGCTCAGCGACCAGTCACTTGAATCACTTCAGACTTCCTGTGGCGGCAGCAGCCTTCTCGTCAGTCTTCCAGTGACCTACGTGACTAAGCAGGTCGCTTCCGCTTTTCGTTTCCCGAGGAAAAGGAGTGAAATTCGTAAGAAGAATTAAAGTATAAACCACATTCTATCGACAAGAGTTTAATATATTCGACAATAAAACAGAATATTTATTCTTTTAAAAGAGGTTATTGAATGTAAATGTCAAACTATGTAGTATCAACGATAAATCATTTAGTGAGGTACCATTAATGATGCAGGTAAATGAACGATTTAGAAGAACCTCGAATAATACAGAACTGCAGCAGTTGTTACATACAGATGGTTATCAATCATTGTTTGACTATAGCAGTGAAGCTATCTTGGTCATAGATCTTGAAGGAAGAATCCTTCATATGAATAGAGCGTGTCAAACAATATTTCTTAACACCAGAGAATACGATTTAAACACATCTATTGAACACATCGTAGAATTTGATGACGAGTCAAGCTTTTTCAATACACTGAGTTCAACTGAAACAGCTCAGTTCACCGGAACAAATTCTTCACTAAATAGAAAATTGGAAATAAACAGCATTCCAATAATTAAAGATAATCAAGTTGCTGGGCGATTTGTCCAATTAAAAGATCGGACAGATGAAATTGAGGAATTCGAACAACTAAAGGCTCAAAAGGGATTCTGGGAATCTTATCTCGATCATTCAGGAGATGCAATCGGACTATTTGATATGAATGGAAATATTGTAAAACTGAACCCTGCTACAGAAGATATTTTCCTTTATACAAGGGAGGAGTTGCTTGGTAACGGCGTCATTACCATTCCAGACGAAAGTTACCGGAAGGAGGTTGATTTCCTTCAGAGGAAAGTGAAGTCCGGAAAAACTGTTGTGGCGTATGAAACAGTACGAAAAAGGAAAGACGGTAAGCTGATCAATGTGGAGATCACTCATTCCCCGATTTATGACCAAAATGGAAAAATGATCGCGATGGCAAATATTCTCCGTGATATCACTGAACGGAAAAAAGCGAACATGAAATTACGTGAAAGCGAAGCGAAGTATCGATTGATAGCTGAAAATACGGCTGATATGATCCGTGTTTTGGATGTAGAGGGAAAGGTGACCTTTGCATCACCATCACATGAATTGGTTTCAGGACGTCAGGAGAACCACTATGAAGGGATAGACGGTTTTCATTTTGTCCATCCAGATGATTTGCATAGCATAAAAACACAGTATCAGAAGATGTTGGAGGCGAGAGAGCCGATACACTTCGAATATAAGGAAATACATATGGACGGTGAATGGATTGAACTGGAAGCTCAATGTACGCCTGTGATCAATCAAGGGGAAATCAACTCAGTGGTGATGGTGATCAGAGATTTGACCGAACGTAAACAGACAGAGGAGTTATTGAGAAATTCGGATAAGCTTGCAGTCATAGGCCAGATGGCTGCGAGTATCGCCCATGAAATCCGTAATCCATTGACATCATTAAAGGGATTTTTGCAATTTTTCCATTCTAATAGTAAGGATGTGGAAAAAGACCATTATGAACTCATGCTTTCTGAACTGGAACGGATCAATTTAATTGTGAATGAATTTTTGATGATTGCAAAACCACAGACCGCACAATACAAAGAAACACCGATGGACACTCTTTTTTCTCATCTCTTATCTCTGATTGACAGCCAGGCAATCATGGAAAACATAGAAATCACAACAGATTTTGAAGAAGGATTGCCCGCAGTACTAGGTGATGAAAATCAGTTGAAACAAGCATTCCTTAATTTTATTAAAAATGCATTGGAAGCAACAGCGTCAGGTGGTACAGTGGATCTCACATTGAAAAAAGAAGGGACACATATTTGTATTCGTATAAAAGATAATGGTTGTGGGATTCCGAAAGAAAACCTCGAAAACCTCGGCAAACCATTCTTCTCTACTAAAGAGACAGGCACAGGATTAGGTCTGATGATCAGTCAAAAGATCATTTCTAATCATAAAGGAACAGTCGATATTACAAGTGAAGATAGCAAAGGGACCACTGTCACGATTAAACTACCTAAAGTATCAAAAGGAATAAATAAAAAGTGAAGTGGAGGTGGAGTATTGGAGTCAGAACTGCTGAAAATATATGATGATCAGAGAAATCCTTTAGGTGTCGCAACCAGAGAAGAAGTACACCGTATGGGATTTTGGCATGAAACCTTCCATTGCTGGGTGACCAGCTTGATCGGTAACCAGTATTATATCTATTTACAAATACGTAGCAATCAGAAGAAAGATTATCCGAATTTGCTTGATATTACAGCTGCCGGTCATATATTAGCAAAGGAAACCATCGACGACGGCATTCGGGAAATCGAAGAAGAAATCGGGATAGATGTTACATTGGAGGAGTTGAAAACAGTTGGGAAAATTGAATCTTGTACCACTATGGAAGGGATGATTGACAAAGAGATTGCACATGTATTTTTATATGATAAGCCAATGAACTTTGATGATTTCACTCTTCAAGAAGATGAGGTATCAGGGATTGTAAAAGCTGAATTCAATGCTTTTCACGAGTTTTGTTCGGGAAAAGCTCAATCATTACTTGTTGAAGGATTTAATTTAGATCCTTCTGGTATGAAAATTCCAGTGAAAATGACGGTAGACATGACACATTTTGTCCCAAATGACGGAACTTATTATGAACAGGTTGCGAATAAGATCCGAAAA includes:
- a CDS encoding acyl-CoA thioesterase; this translates as MTVEAKKVSESRTVKSSHVLPPDTNTHGTLFGGKLMAYIDDVAAIAATRHARKNVVTASSDSVDFLHPIKEGYSVCLEAFVSWTHRTSMEVFVKVISENLLTGERKLCALSFLTFVAIDEKGKPTPIANVIPESEEEKWLFEGAAKRAERRRKRRDESKQLAMKFGTEKPWEKL
- a CDS encoding thymidylate synthase — its product is MEQYKELCHHIITKGVKKEDRTGTGTISVFGYQMRFDLQKGFPLLTTKKLHLKSIIHELLWFLKGDTNVKYLQENGVRIWNEWADENGDLGPVYGKQWRSWTKPDGGTVDQISRVVEEIKKNPDSRRLVVNAWNAGELDEMALTPCHCLFQFYVSDGKLSCQLYQRSADTFLGVPFNIASYALLTMMIAQVCDLEPGEFVHTFGDAHIYLNHLEQVDLQLSREPRELPIIKINPEVKSIFDFKFEDFTLENYDPHPHIKGAVSV
- a CDS encoding NUDIX domain-containing protein, with the translated sequence MESELLKIYDDQRNPLGVATREEVHRMGFWHETFHCWVTSLIGNQYYIYLQIRSNQKKDYPNLLDITAAGHILAKETIDDGIREIEEEIGIDVTLEELKTVGKIESCTTMEGMIDKEIAHVFLYDKPMNFDDFTLQEDEVSGIVKAEFNAFHEFCSGKAQSLLVEGFNLDPSGMKIPVKMTVDMTHFVPNDGTYYEQVANKIRKLLYKLAENQAET
- a CDS encoding dihydrofolate reductase, with the protein product MISLLLAMGKNRVMGKDNDLPWHLPEDLKWFKRVSSGHTIIMGRKTYESIGKPLPNRKNVIVTNDKNYEAEGCVVTHSLDEALRQDGEELIIIGGAEIFKQVLEKTSRIYLTYIDEEFEGDTYFPDLDESKWEMKSKEKGIKDEKNPYDYYFIIYDRKEI
- a CDS encoding HD domain-containing protein, with product MYIEDRLYGSFSLEPVFEELISTKAVQRLKYIHQNGASFLVNPKWNNTRFDHSVGVMLLIRNLGGSIEEQLAGLLHDVSHTTFSHVVDQVLKIRDEDYHELIKDTLIQESDIPAVLSKHGYDLKVILDESNWSILEQPAPHLCADRVDYTLRDLYGYGEITKLEVKSFLNELAVIDGKMQVTTIRAGEWFVQTYYKEVLNFFLHPLNVYGNHQMANILKMALDKEIIVRDDFLKTDVDLLRLLKNSGDSEINKELNKLNQVLDVSEDTEDYSIHTRKKVRLIDPDYYDGACSTPISERSTIVKKRNEEAKEQSLQGVKIRVTYS
- a CDS encoding PAS domain S-box protein; the protein is MMQVNERFRRTSNNTELQQLLHTDGYQSLFDYSSEAILVIDLEGRILHMNRACQTIFLNTREYDLNTSIEHIVEFDDESSFFNTLSSTETAQFTGTNSSLNRKLEINSIPIIKDNQVAGRFVQLKDRTDEIEEFEQLKAQKGFWESYLDHSGDAIGLFDMNGNIVKLNPATEDIFLYTREELLGNGVITIPDESYRKEVDFLQRKVKSGKTVVAYETVRKRKDGKLINVEITHSPIYDQNGKMIAMANILRDITERKKANMKLRESEAKYRLIAENTADMIRVLDVEGKVTFASPSHELVSGRQENHYEGIDGFHFVHPDDLHSIKTQYQKMLEAREPIHFEYKEIHMDGEWIELEAQCTPVINQGEINSVVMVIRDLTERKQTEELLRNSDKLAVIGQMAASIAHEIRNPLTSLKGFLQFFHSNSKDVEKDHYELMLSELERINLIVNEFLMIAKPQTAQYKETPMDTLFSHLLSLIDSQAIMENIEITTDFEEGLPAVLGDENQLKQAFLNFIKNALEATASGGTVDLTLKKEGTHICIRIKDNGCGIPKENLENLGKPFFSTKETGTGLGLMISQKIISNHKGTVDITSEDSKGTTVTIKLPKVSKGINKK